A window of the Euzebya pacifica genome harbors these coding sequences:
- the recD gene encoding exodeoxyribonuclease V subunit alpha has protein sequence MSEATAAPGTAELDPFDAERVVGAEGLLGTFNAAGILSAADVHAALRIGRLTGATDELAVLGAAFAVRAPRFGHVFAAIRQLADTVVDEDGRVVELPAETWPDPDEWIAAVAGSPLVGADGPLHIEDDRLYLDRYWRNEQAVADAIVGRVGSGGSAVELSADGGRALDTLLSANVEQNAAAHAALRTGLSVIAGGPGTGKTSTVARMVGVALAHARVDGSPVRIAIGAFTGKAAARLGEAIRQAAEAIDPALAADGTVDVDGALAITPTTLHRLLGSMGSRTRFRHHAGNPLPFDLVIVDEVSMVSLSMLARLLEAMRPDATLVLVGDPDQLAAVEAGTVLGDIMAAADGTPLAEQVTTLQTNYRSDKGISTFAQLIRAGDVDGALAAMVRNPADPTAQAVSLVVPDRPGSWPHGTGTLAGVRGLLEPQVREAMRLGVSGDAEEALRTTMSAQVLCAHRRGVDGVTVWNAAVEGWAMDVPSYQRPEWYAGRPVMVSRNDYDLGVFNGDVGVAVETDGRLRVIIDGRDGAPIERRRLGSVQTVHAMTIHKSQGSEFDDVVVVLPTDPSPIVTRELLYTAVTRARRSVTVVATEDAVRRAISRPVTRASALPDRLRRALG, from the coding sequence GTGAGCGAGGCGACCGCCGCGCCCGGCACGGCCGAGCTGGACCCCTTCGACGCCGAACGGGTCGTCGGCGCCGAGGGGTTGCTCGGCACCTTCAACGCTGCCGGGATCCTGTCGGCCGCCGACGTGCACGCGGCGCTGCGGATCGGCAGGTTGACCGGTGCGACCGACGAGCTGGCCGTCCTCGGTGCCGCCTTCGCGGTACGAGCGCCCCGCTTCGGGCACGTCTTCGCCGCGATCCGCCAGCTGGCCGACACCGTCGTCGACGAGGACGGACGGGTCGTCGAGCTGCCGGCCGAGACCTGGCCCGACCCCGACGAATGGATCGCCGCCGTCGCCGGATCGCCCCTCGTCGGCGCCGACGGACCGCTGCACATCGAGGACGACCGGCTGTACCTGGACCGGTACTGGCGCAACGAGCAGGCGGTCGCCGACGCCATCGTCGGACGGGTCGGCTCGGGCGGCAGCGCCGTCGAGCTGTCGGCTGACGGCGGCCGAGCGCTGGACACGCTGCTGTCGGCCAACGTCGAGCAGAACGCCGCCGCCCATGCGGCGCTGCGAACCGGCCTGTCGGTCATCGCCGGCGGACCCGGCACCGGCAAGACCTCGACCGTCGCGCGCATGGTCGGCGTGGCGCTGGCCCACGCCCGCGTCGACGGCAGCCCCGTGCGCATCGCCATCGGCGCGTTCACCGGCAAGGCCGCCGCACGGCTGGGAGAGGCCATCCGCCAAGCCGCCGAGGCCATCGACCCGGCCCTCGCGGCCGACGGCACCGTCGACGTCGACGGCGCGCTGGCCATCACCCCGACCACCCTGCACCGGCTGCTCGGCTCGATGGGATCGCGCACCCGGTTCCGCCACCACGCCGGCAACCCGCTGCCCTTCGACCTCGTGATCGTCGACGAGGTGTCGATGGTGTCGTTGTCGATGCTGGCCCGCCTGCTGGAGGCCATGCGACCCGACGCCACGCTCGTGCTGGTCGGCGACCCCGACCAGCTGGCCGCCGTCGAGGCCGGCACGGTGCTCGGCGACATCATGGCCGCCGCCGACGGCACGCCGCTGGCCGAGCAGGTCACCACGCTGCAGACCAACTACCGCTCCGACAAGGGCATCTCCACGTTCGCCCAGCTCATCCGCGCCGGCGACGTCGACGGCGCGCTGGCGGCCATGGTCCGCAACCCCGCGGACCCCACCGCCCAGGCCGTCAGCCTGGTCGTGCCGGATCGACCCGGCTCGTGGCCCCACGGCACCGGCACCCTCGCCGGTGTCCGCGGGCTGCTCGAACCCCAGGTCCGCGAGGCGATGCGGCTGGGTGTGTCGGGGGATGCCGAGGAGGCGCTGCGCACCACCATGTCCGCCCAGGTCCTGTGCGCACATCGGCGGGGCGTCGACGGCGTGACCGTCTGGAACGCCGCGGTCGAGGGCTGGGCGATGGACGTGCCCAGCTACCAACGGCCCGAGTGGTACGCCGGACGGCCCGTCATGGTCAGCCGCAACGACTACGACCTGGGTGTCTTCAACGGTGACGTCGGGGTGGCGGTGGAGACCGACGGCAGGCTGCGCGTCATCATCGACGGCCGCGACGGTGCCCCCATCGAACGTCGGCGCCTCGGGTCGGTGCAGACGGTGCACGCGATGACGATCCACAAGAGCCAGGGCAGCGAGTTCGACGACGTCGTGGTCGTGCTGCCCACCGACCCCTCGCCGATCGTCACCCGTGAGCTGCTGTACACCGCCGTGACCCGTGCCCGCCGGTCGGTCACGGTCGTGGCGACCGAGGACGCCGTCCGCCGAGCGATCAGCCGGCCGGTGACCCGCGCCAGCGCCCTGCCCGACCGGCTGCGTCGCGCGCTCGGCTGA
- a CDS encoding M50 family metallopeptidase encodes MADAPLPGRGLPQASAEVAASQARRTLLASLVVTAVLFVVPGGEIVGYPLLLISTYVHEMGHGLAAILVGGSFENLRIYGDGSGVALTGTSGGRVARAVVSAGGLVGPAVAAAIGFTVGRKGLWARWFLLIGGILGVLTAVLWVRSLVGWAVALGLAGISLAIALGIKQHHWSQLWLVFLSVQLAMSVFSRSEYLFARTAATGAGVGRSDSASIADALVGPYWFWGGVCGVFSLLVLAYGAWIFLRTAAGGTARDAVA; translated from the coding sequence ATGGCTGACGCCCCGCTTCCCGGGCGGGGCCTGCCGCAGGCCTCCGCGGAGGTCGCCGCGTCGCAGGCACGGCGCACGCTCCTGGCGTCGCTGGTCGTCACCGCCGTGCTGTTCGTCGTCCCCGGCGGCGAGATCGTCGGCTACCCGCTGCTGCTGATCTCCACCTACGTCCACGAGATGGGCCACGGCCTGGCCGCCATCCTCGTCGGCGGCAGCTTCGAGAACCTGCGGATCTACGGTGACGGCTCGGGCGTTGCGTTGACGGGCACCAGCGGCGGGCGCGTTGCCCGCGCGGTCGTCTCGGCCGGCGGGCTGGTCGGCCCGGCTGTTGCGGCGGCCATCGGGTTCACCGTGGGCCGCAAGGGCCTGTGGGCCAGGTGGTTCCTGCTCATCGGCGGCATCCTCGGCGTGCTCACCGCCGTGCTGTGGGTCCGCAGCCTCGTCGGATGGGCCGTGGCGCTGGGACTGGCCGGCATCTCCCTGGCCATCGCCCTGGGGATCAAGCAGCACCACTGGTCACAGCTGTGGCTGGTGTTCCTGTCGGTGCAGCTGGCCATGTCGGTGTTCTCCCGCTCCGAGTACCTCTTCGCCCGGACGGCCGCGACCGGTGCCGGGGTGGGCCGCAGCGACTCGGCGTCCATCGCCGACGCCCTGGTCGGCCCGTACTGGTTCTGGGGCGGGGTGTGCGGTGTGTTCTCGCTGCTCGTGCTTGCCTACGGCGCATGGATCTTCCTGCGAACCGCAGCGGGCGGCACCGCACGTGACGCCGTCGCCTGA
- a CDS encoding UvrD-helicase domain-containing protein: MSTDRALAPAFGIGVHPLPVGHHTLEASAGTGKTHAIVGLATRYLAEGRCSAEELLVVTFSRSASRELRGRLLTRLSTSVDLLDAALAGRPLPDHIDDEDLHDALASDAHGDPAARLARLRTALADIDHASIATIHGFCDDLLRRLGDPALGTLLEDDGALATQIMGDVYVRMARHEPRLGDDLPYAPMKALPIIRAGMQHPRSALLPAASFDDEGGAKVWMAIAAGVEATKRKQAGRLHSHDDLLDRLAAQLTDGDRGTTVAELVGKRFRVGLVDEFQDTDPVQWRILTSLFADPGGADGRSLVLVGDPKQAIYAFRGADISTYLAARGDRPDATLQRNHRSDGPVVEACTTLFTGMPLGYSRIRVDPVVPTKPVRLDPPPVAPVALRVVDPDADIPTSRWGPLINKMREFVARDVAAHTVELLSAGTTVLERDGDGQRRDLVPADIAVLVRTNAQARLVQTHLHEVGLPTVLNGVGNVLDTPAARDWLAVLRAVQQPWHAGSARLAALTDLIGWTPERVAAGTDEDVDGLHVMLHELAEHLGTHGVAAAHRWLDARTSFSPRLRSRPGGNRRLADLLHVTEVLHAEERSSAHGLGSLISWLESAMASAVDPPPDRLARRLEQTGDAVEIMTVHGAKGLQRRIVLVPFLWDGFGTMDDVIVFTDPHSRRRMADVGGSWPRRPDHAAHKEIAEQESEQEEMRLAYVAATRAMHHLVLWYGHAGRAKQSPMSTMLGRGTITASAARAVRNATDLVDAHPGLFHRTVVTDWASRDRWTPPDHTPRVELSTFDRDIDHGWRRYSYSGLVAAGTADALAASGGVAGLSADAPRVVDDGVPTGPDALDDPVGTAGAHAGPEPVDEADLGAVVPLSVMPGGADVGSAVHAVFEHIAFDADDLADQVERQLAVQARASSVDLTEVEGIVDAFVDVVHTPLGPAAAGLALRDIGRADRIDELEFELPVLPGDRADEAGRVLLTDLALLLRRHLPADDPLAGYADVLEEALGSVEIRGYLAGFIDLIARVPDADGGPDRFLVADYKTNRIGPAGVEELRVGHYSRASMAEAMMHHHYPVQALFYAVATHRYLRWRIADYDPAVHLAGVAYLFIRGMTGPDAPVQPDGTPYGVFTWTPPPALLDDLDRLLTEGLDAEDRT, from the coding sequence ATGAGCACCGACCGGGCACTGGCGCCGGCCTTCGGGATCGGCGTGCACCCGCTGCCCGTCGGCCATCACACGCTCGAGGCGTCCGCTGGCACCGGCAAGACCCATGCCATCGTCGGGCTGGCGACCCGCTACCTGGCCGAGGGGCGCTGCTCCGCCGAGGAGCTGCTGGTCGTCACGTTCTCGCGGTCGGCGTCCCGCGAGCTCCGCGGTCGGCTGCTGACCCGCCTGTCGACCAGCGTGGACCTGCTCGACGCCGCGCTCGCCGGGCGGCCGCTGCCGGACCACATCGACGACGAGGACCTCCACGACGCGCTTGCGTCCGACGCACACGGCGACCCGGCCGCCCGCCTGGCCCGGCTCCGCACGGCGCTGGCCGACATCGACCACGCCAGCATCGCCACCATCCACGGGTTCTGCGACGACCTGCTCCGGCGGCTCGGCGACCCGGCGCTCGGGACGTTGCTGGAGGACGACGGCGCGCTGGCCACCCAGATCATGGGTGACGTGTACGTGCGCATGGCCCGCCACGAACCACGGCTCGGCGACGACCTGCCCTACGCCCCCATGAAGGCGCTGCCGATCATCCGGGCCGGGATGCAGCACCCGCGCTCGGCGTTGCTCCCCGCCGCGTCCTTCGACGACGAGGGTGGCGCCAAGGTCTGGATGGCGATCGCTGCGGGGGTCGAGGCGACCAAGCGCAAGCAGGCCGGCCGCTTGCACAGCCACGACGACCTGCTCGACCGCTTGGCGGCCCAGCTGACCGACGGCGATCGCGGCACCACCGTGGCCGAGCTCGTCGGGAAACGGTTCCGCGTCGGCCTGGTCGACGAGTTCCAGGACACCGACCCCGTCCAGTGGCGCATCCTCACCTCGCTGTTCGCCGACCCCGGCGGGGCCGACGGCCGCAGCCTGGTCCTCGTCGGTGATCCCAAGCAGGCGATCTACGCGTTCCGTGGGGCCGACATCTCCACCTACCTCGCTGCGCGCGGCGATCGGCCCGACGCCACCCTGCAACGGAACCACCGCAGCGACGGTCCCGTCGTCGAGGCCTGCACGACCCTCTTCACCGGCATGCCGCTCGGCTACAGCCGGATCCGCGTCGACCCGGTTGTCCCGACCAAGCCGGTCCGGCTGGACCCACCGCCGGTGGCGCCCGTCGCCCTCCGGGTGGTGGACCCCGACGCCGACATCCCCACCAGCCGGTGGGGACCGCTGATCAACAAGATGCGTGAGTTCGTGGCCCGCGACGTGGCCGCCCACACCGTCGAGCTGCTGTCGGCGGGCACGACCGTCCTGGAGAGGGACGGCGACGGGCAGCGGCGCGACCTCGTCCCGGCTGACATCGCCGTGCTCGTCCGCACCAACGCCCAGGCCCGGCTGGTCCAGACCCACCTGCACGAGGTCGGACTGCCGACCGTCCTCAACGGCGTCGGCAACGTGCTGGACACCCCCGCTGCCCGCGACTGGCTTGCCGTGCTGCGCGCCGTGCAGCAGCCGTGGCACGCCGGCAGCGCCCGCCTGGCTGCGCTGACCGACCTGATCGGGTGGACCCCCGAGCGGGTTGCTGCTGGCACCGACGAGGACGTCGACGGGCTGCACGTGATGCTCCACGAGCTGGCCGAGCACCTCGGCACGCACGGTGTCGCCGCAGCCCATCGCTGGCTGGACGCCCGCACCAGCTTCTCGCCGCGCCTGCGGTCCCGGCCGGGTGGCAACCGGCGGCTGGCCGACCTGCTGCACGTCACCGAGGTGCTGCACGCGGAGGAGCGCAGTTCGGCCCATGGTCTGGGGTCGCTGATCAGCTGGTTGGAGTCCGCCATGGCGTCGGCTGTCGACCCCCCGCCCGACCGGCTCGCCCGTCGGCTGGAGCAGACCGGCGACGCGGTGGAGATCATGACCGTGCACGGCGCCAAGGGGCTGCAGCGGCGCATCGTGCTGGTGCCCTTCCTGTGGGACGGGTTCGGCACGATGGACGACGTGATCGTCTTCACCGATCCCCACAGCAGGCGTCGCATGGCCGACGTCGGGGGCTCGTGGCCCCGCCGTCCCGACCACGCGGCCCACAAGGAGATCGCCGAGCAGGAGTCCGAGCAGGAGGAGATGCGCCTGGCCTACGTCGCCGCCACCCGCGCCATGCACCACCTCGTGCTCTGGTACGGCCACGCCGGCAGGGCCAAGCAGTCGCCCATGTCGACGATGCTCGGGCGTGGGACGATCACCGCCTCGGCGGCCCGGGCCGTCCGAAACGCCACCGACCTGGTCGATGCGCACCCGGGCCTGTTCCACCGCACCGTCGTGACCGACTGGGCGTCGCGGGACCGCTGGACCCCGCCCGACCACACCCCGCGCGTCGAGCTGTCGACGTTCGACCGTGACATCGACCACGGCTGGCGGCGGTACTCCTACTCCGGCCTGGTCGCGGCCGGCACCGCCGACGCGCTGGCGGCCAGCGGCGGGGTGGCCGGGCTGTCGGCCGACGCACCGCGCGTGGTCGACGACGGCGTCCCCACGGGGCCCGACGCCCTCGACGACCCGGTCGGAACGGCCGGTGCCCACGCCGGGCCGGAGCCAGTGGACGAGGCCGACCTCGGCGCGGTCGTGCCGTTGAGCGTCATGCCCGGCGGGGCCGACGTGGGCAGCGCCGTGCATGCCGTGTTCGAGCACATCGCGTTCGATGCCGACGACCTGGCCGACCAGGTCGAACGACAGCTCGCCGTCCAGGCCCGCGCGTCCTCGGTGGACCTGACCGAGGTCGAGGGCATCGTCGACGCCTTCGTCGACGTCGTCCACACCCCGCTCGGGCCGGCGGCGGCAGGGCTGGCGCTGCGGGACATCGGCCGGGCCGACCGGATCGACGAGCTCGAGTTCGAGCTGCCCGTCCTGCCCGGCGATCGGGCCGACGAGGCCGGACGCGTCCTGCTGACCGACCTGGCCCTGCTGCTTCGCCGCCACCTGCCCGCCGACGACCCGCTGGCCGGCTACGCCGACGTGCTCGAGGAGGCGCTCGGCAGCGTGGAGATCCGCGGCTACCTCGCCGGGTTCATCGACCTGATCGCCCGCGTCCCCGACGCCGACGGCGGCCCCGACCGCTTCCTCGTGGCGGACTACAAGACCAACCGCATCGGCCCCGCCGGGGTGGAGGAGCTGCGCGTCGGCCACTACAGCCGCGCGTCCATGGCCGAGGCGATGATGCACCACCACTATCCGGTGCAGGCGCTCTTCTACGCCGTGGCGACCCACCGCTACCTGCGCTGGCGGATCGCCGACTACGACCCGGCCGTGCACCTGGCCGGCGTGGCCTACCTGTTCATCCGCGGCATGACCGGACCCGACGCCCCGGTCCAGCCCGACGGCACCCCGTACGGCGTGTTCACGTGGACCCCGCCCCCTGCGCTGCTGGATGACCTCGACCGCCTGCTGACCGAAGGGCTCGACGCGGAGGACCGCACGTGA
- a CDS encoding uracil-DNA glycosylase — protein MTPSPDPSAPKDAPPAHASLAEVGAAVAACRACPRLVEWREEVGRVKRRAFADEDYWARGVPGFGDPTAKLLVLGLAPAAHGANRTGRMFTGDRSGDFLYAALHRAGLANQPEAVGLDDGLVLNRVWITSPVKCAPPANKPTAAERDECAPYLADELRLLQPEVILCLGRFAWDGAWMFLGKPRPKPAFGHGAVAEVEGLALVGSYHVSQQNTFTGRLTEDMFDEALGMAVELAYG, from the coding sequence GTGACGCCGTCGCCTGACCCATCCGCGCCGAAGGACGCCCCGCCCGCCCACGCCTCGCTGGCCGAGGTCGGTGCGGCGGTCGCCGCCTGCCGTGCCTGCCCGAGGCTGGTGGAATGGCGGGAGGAGGTCGGACGCGTCAAGCGCCGGGCCTTCGCCGACGAGGACTACTGGGCGAGGGGGGTGCCGGGCTTCGGCGATCCCACCGCCAAGCTGCTGGTCCTCGGGCTGGCCCCCGCGGCCCACGGCGCCAACCGGACGGGGCGGATGTTCACCGGCGACCGCTCGGGTGACTTCCTCTACGCCGCGCTGCATCGGGCGGGGCTGGCCAACCAACCCGAGGCGGTGGGACTCGACGACGGGCTGGTGCTGAACCGGGTGTGGATCACCTCACCGGTGAAGTGCGCACCCCCGGCCAACAAACCGACCGCCGCCGAACGAGACGAGTGCGCGCCCTACCTGGCCGACGAGCTCCGGCTGCTGCAGCCCGAGGTCATCCTCTGCCTCGGCCGCTTCGCGTGGGACGGGGCCTGGATGTTCCTCGGCAAGCCGCGACCCAAGCCCGCCTTCGGGCACGGGGCGGTGGCCGAGGTCGAGGGGTTGGCGTTGGTCGGCAGCTATCACGTCAGCCAGCAGAACACCTTCACGGGCCGGCTGACGGAGGACATGTTCGACGAGGCCCTGGGCATGGCGGTCGAGCTGGCGTACGGCTGA